The Podospora bellae-mahoneyi strain CBS 112042 chromosome 7, whole genome shotgun sequence genome includes a window with the following:
- a CDS encoding hypothetical protein (EggNog:ENOG503P15N; COG:S) — protein sequence MEQFGKVIEVFVNSNGILAFVWGPLKLSLLTAKGGADPFDCLLDAYSTIEKILPIFKNYQHIFGQILQFNRCCPRYGNQFLICTEELYAYLQSRDTHRISMVASNPPGQVM from the exons ATGGAGCAGTTTGGCAAGGTTATCGAGGTCTttgtcaacagcaacggcaTCCTCGCATTTGTCTGGGGTCCTCTCAAGCTTTCACTTTTG ACTGCCAAAGGTGGCGCCGACCCATTCGATTGCCTGCTTGATGCTTACAGCACAATCGAGAAAATTTTACCCATTTTTAAGAATTACCAGCATATCTTCGGTCAGATACTACAGTTCAATCGGTGCTGTCCTCGATATGGGAACCAATTCTTGATTTGCACAGAAGAGCTCTACGCATATTTGCAAAGTCGG GATACTCATAGGATCTCCATGGTAGCGAGTAACCCACCGGGTCAGGTCATGTAA
- a CDS encoding hypothetical protein (CAZy:GH10; COG:G; EggNog:ENOG503NVX1) has translation MHLPTAASLLLSALPLAVATPTPGHGHKEKGLNTYAKEAGLKYFGAATDSPGFRERAGYEAQYPKYDQIMWKSDEFGQTTPTNGQKWLFTEPQQGVFNYTEGNIVTSLAKKHGKYLRCHALVWHSQLAPWVEAKTDWTKDELRAVIVNHVTRVAKAWKGQCYAWDVVNEALEEDGSYRKSVFYNVLGEEYIKLAFATAAKVDPKAKLYYNDYNLEWPHAKTEGTQRIVKMLQKAKIRIDGVGLQAHLIAEQAPTLDQHIDAIKGFTKLGVEVALTELDIRLQVPANATNLAQQKEAYKNAVGACVQVKGCIGVTIWDFYDPFSWVPYVFPGEGAPLLWFEDWSKHPAYYGVQEALKNGTKKGKPGKWW, from the exons ATGCATCTCCCGACAGCTGCCTCGCTCCTCCTCTCAGCACTGCCTCTCGCAGTTGCCACCCCCACTCCCGGCCACGGCCACAAGGAGAAGGGTCTCAACACCTACGCCAAAGAGGCCGGTCTGAAGTACTTTGGTGCTGCCACCGACTCGCCCGGTTTCCGTGAGCGGGCTGGCTATGAGGCTCAGTATCCCAAGTATGACCAGATCATGTGGAAGTCGGACGAGTTCGGCCAGACCACGCCTACCAACGGACAAAAG TGGCTCTTCACTGAACCACAGCAGGGCGTCTTCAACTATACCGAGGGCAACATTGTTACCTCCCTCGCGAAGAAGCACGGCAAATATCTCCGCTGCCACGCCCTCGTCTGGCACTCTCAGCTCGCCCCCTGGGTTGAGGCCAAGACCGACTGGACCAAGGACGAGCTCCGCGCTGTTATCGTCAACCACGTCACGCGCGTTGCGAAGGCCTGGAAGGGTCAGTGCTACGCTTGGGATGTTGTGAACGAGgcgctcgaggaggatgggagctACCGCAAGTCCGTCTTCTACAACGTCCTGGGCGAGGAGTACATCAAGCTCGCTTTCGCGACCGCTGCCAAGGTCGACCCCAAGGCCAAGCTGTACTACAACGATTACAACTT GGAGTGGCCCCATGCCAAGACTGAGGGCACCCAGCGCATTGTCAAGATGCTCCAGAAGGCCAAGATCAGAATCGACGGTGTTGGCCTCCAGGCTCACTTGATTGCCGAGCAGGCCCCTACTCTTGACCAGCACATTGACGCCATCAAGGGCTTCACCAAGCTCGGCGTTGAGGTTGCCCTTACCGAGTTGGACATTCGCCTGCAGGTGCCCGCCAACGCCACCAACCTTGCTCAGCAGAAGGAGGCTTACAAGAAC GCTGTTGGCGCTTGCGTCCAGGTCAAGGGCTGCATCGGTGTCACCATCTGGGATTTCTATGACCCCTTCAGCTGGGTGCCCTATGTTTTCCCCGGCGAGGGTGCTCCCCTCCTCTGGTTTGAGGACTGGAGCAAGCACCCCGCCTACTACGGCGTGCAGGAGGCTCTCAAGAACGGCaccaagaagggcaagcCTGGCAAGTGGTGGTAA
- a CDS encoding hypothetical protein (EggNog:ENOG503NYGY) codes for MSSRLPARIVPRATRVARTTKSTPRRFQSTASSTTQAAANAAPSGTGHFASGVAGGIAGAALLYGIYTMTPSGKMMKTMNATVKETNKKYEQLAATLKNKTPSTDEALGKVKEVCYSYAGWVPGGRQYVDVAFKDIEDIRDANKEEVDKLVAETYREFQSITAAGLTLEAASRSWEALQKLSQRIANLSANASEQLLDNHPQLKEKFGGSFDTLKQMGSQYGPEAKKVVDDTWKQVNDIIKGGFTAENADKVRKLVEEKTQQVRKMGDQVWDKGLETAKPYLDKSPAVKDLINNNKDILKQGNASELFSKIKSMSESGDSSKLEDYVKQAVKKAKESGDTGKSWTSSIVGGSTGFGVLSQFLGLSSEGVTQKVKDNIGVLSEVYKKHSDEGQKLLEETQEDLRKLLEEKAKKAQKIADAAAKGQ; via the coding sequence ATGTCGTCCAGACTTCCTGCCCGCATCGTACCCCGCGCGACTCGCGTGGCTCGCACCACCAAATCCACCCCTCGTCGTTTCCAGTCCACAGCTTCTTCCACCACACAAGCCGCAGCCAATGCCGCCCCCAGCGGGACAGGTCACTTCGCTTCCGGCGTTGCTGGCGGTATCGCCGGCGCTGCCCTCCTCTATGGAATTTACACCATGACCCCATCGggcaagatgatgaagacgatgaaCGCAACCGTCAAGGAGACCAACAAGAAGTATGAACAGctcgccgccaccctcaAGAACAAGACTCCCTCCACCGATGAGGCTCtcggcaaggtcaaggaggtcTGCTACTCGTATGCTGGCTGGGTACCAGGAGGCCGCCAGTATGTCGATGTTGCCTTCAAGGATATTGAAGACATTCGGGACGCGAAcaaggaagaggttgacaAGCTCGTCGCCGAGACATACAGGGAGTTTCAGAGCATCACGGCTGCCGGCCTGACTCTCGAGGCCGCTTCCCGCAGCTGGGAGGCCCTGCAAAAGCTGAGCCAGAGAATTGCCAACCTCAGCGCGAATGCTTCGGAGCAACTGCTCGATAACCACCCtcagctcaaggagaagttTGGCGGCTCCTTCGACACCCTGAAGCAGATGGGCTCTCAGTATGGACCagaggccaagaaggtcgTGGACGACACATGGAAGCAAGTgaacgacatcatcaagggTGGCTTCACCGCCGAGAATGCCGACAAGGTGCGGAAGTTGGTCGAGGAGAAGACACAGCAGGTGCGCAAGATGGGTGACCAGGTCTGGGACAAGGGCTTGGAAACCGCCAAGCCTTATCTTGACAAGAGCCCTGCGGTCAAAGACCTGATCAACAATAACAAGGACATCCTCAAGCAAGGAAATGCCTCGGAGCTCTTTTCCAAAATCAAGAGCATGTCCGAGAGCGGTGACTCGAGCAAGCTGGAAGACTATGTGAAGCAGGCcgtcaagaaggccaaggagtcTGGGGACACGGGCAAGAGCTGGACCAGTTCTATTGTGGGAGGAAGCACTGGTTTCGGTGTGCTGAGCCAGTTCCTTGGTTTGTCATCCGAGGGCGTAACACagaaggtcaaggacaaCATTGGTGTCTTGTCCGAGGTGTATAAGAAGCATTCGGACGAGGGTCAAAAGCTGTTGGAGGAGACACAGGAGGACTTGCGTAagctgttggaggagaaggcgaagaaggcccAAAAGATTgccgatgctgctgccaaggggCAATGA
- a CDS encoding hypothetical protein (COG:V; EggNog:ENOG503NWWM), with amino-acid sequence MPYHPSSPTPMTTGVPGAIVAMTGQAGFSQPKKRYIDVPSEDLLDVSETSSYLMGALEDIIVNFPPRSRYPHEALQGLWSGPTGIAYLLLQVSARLPDLIVSGQPALHWAQCYIAGSRGHNLRLGSHGCGVSDERLAFEAVRAALTKDLSHVRDFVATVEQVAEVAEFPDENLYGRGGTLYLLRMVKHWVGADKCGKIIDPAMAEIANTILNNGLGSPGKNGSPREDGRAKWSWHGTRYLGAVHGDIGIITQVVLSMPNLADRVERVLEKLLMMQQHDGNWPSSEGHTSPGKGLVQFCHGAPGFVISLCSLRPYFPRLQDKIDGALKRARQCIWTQGLLKKEPNLCHGIFGNALCFPPGPQRQHFLAVATPENVAHMKCSDTTGTVFERADYGRSYSTLTSYAPCAVWTWLVAREPDPIMLGYNDV; translated from the exons ATGCCGTACCATCCTTCGTCCCCGACGCCGATGACCACGGGGGTGCCGGGAGCCATCGTGGCCATGACCGGTCAGGCTGGCTTCTCCCAGCCCAAGAAGCGATACATCGACGTCCCCTCGGAGGACCTCCTCGACGTCAGCGAGACCAGCAGCTACCTGATGGGTGCGCTCGAagacatcatcgtcaactTCCCTCCTCGAAGCCGATACCCGCACGAAGCTCTGCAGGGCCTCTGGTCTGGCCCCACGGGCATCGCGTACCTCCTGCTTCAGGTCAGCGCCAGACTCCCGGATTTGATCGTATCCGGTCAGCCGGCCTTGCACTGGGCTCAGTGCTATATTGCTGGGTCTAGGGGACACAACTTGCGGTTGGGGAGCCACGGTTGCGGGGTGTCGGATGAGAGACTGGCATTTGAAGCTGTCAGAGCTGCCCTGACAAAGGATCTCAGCCACGTCAGGGACTTTGTTGCGACAGTGGAGCAGGTCGCCGAAGTGGCCGAATTTCCAGACGAAAACCTGtatgggaggggagggacgTTGTATCTGCTGAGAATGGTGAAGCATTGGGTCGGTGCTGATAAGTGCGGCAAGATTATTGACCCTGCTATGGCTGAGATTGCCAACACCATCCTGAATAACGGGCTGGGGTCACCAGGGAAGAACGGAAGTCCCCGTGAAGATGGACGAGCAAAATGGAGCTGGCACGGAACACGGTACTTGGGAGCAGTGCATGGAGACATTGGCATCATTACTCAAGTGGTGCTCTCCATGCCAAATTTGGCAGacagggtggagagggtgctggagaagttgttgatgatgcagcagcacGATGGGAACTGGCCCAGCAGTGAAGGCCATACGAGCCCTGGGAAAGGTTTGGTTCAATTTTGCCACGGCGCGCCAGGGTTCGTGATATCGCTTTGCTCTTTGCGGCCATATTTCCCACGACTACAGGACAAGATCGACGGAGCGCTCAAAAGGGCAAGGCAATGTATCTGGACGCAGGGGTTGTTGAAAAAGGAGCCGAACTTGTGCCATGGAATATTTGGCAATGCTTT ATGTTTTCCGCCCGGCCCACAGCGACAGCACTTTCTGGCAGTCGCTACACCTGAGAATGTGGCCCACATGAAGTGCTCAGATACAACCGGCACGGTATTCGAAAGGGCTGATTACGGACGATCATACTCAACCTTGACCAGCTACGCTCCCTGCGCGGTTTGGACCTGGCTAGTCGCGCGGGAACCAGACCCTATCATGTTGGGGTATAACGATGTCTAG